A stretch of Lathyrus oleraceus cultivar Zhongwan6 chromosome 6, CAAS_Psat_ZW6_1.0, whole genome shotgun sequence DNA encodes these proteins:
- the LOC127095771 gene encoding uncharacterized protein LOC127095771: MVHDNIQDLMNKGVLHISSVAKNEDVSVIEPCFNLPELVEIPYYSRRMVLANSHLSPVGICMPTPFPYESNKVVPWKYEITVVDNIIEGSEDDEVTETVDEDVTNIAGMSRMTRSGRIYTPEFNVTPQVPAKESSVIAPAKEPEVVQSEDAVEFLKLIKRSDYKVVDQLHQTPSKISTLSLLLNSQAHREALLKVLSQAHVTQSITVDQFDEVVANITACNTLSFSGEELPEDGQNHNCALHISMKCKDDALARGLVDTRSSLNVMPKRKLAKLSYQGPTMKPSALIVNAFDGSWRTVIGEVDLPILISPHIFPITFQVMDINTAYSCLLGCPWIHAAGAVTSILHPKMKFVMDNQLIIISGEEDFMVSHLSSFRYIEANEDALETSFQALEIANATFVEMKDPVGKACSSFASLKSTKSSIEGGNPEGWGHLIDVREKHDRFGLGYVPSAAKGAWVPAKENTRSIQEVFLNTGFIHGDQVNAIEDNSEDEDEPCLVYQCETILNNWTAVEIPEIFPLSK, translated from the coding sequence ATGGTACATGATAATATTCAAGACTTGATGAACAAAGGAGTGCTTCATATATCCAGTGTTGCAAAGAATGAAGATGTGTCAGTAATTGAACCTTGTTTTAATTTACCTGAACTAGTTGAAATCCCTTACTATAGTAGGAGAATGGTGCTTGCGAATAGTCATCTGTCACCTGTTGGGATCTGTATGCCTACGCCGTTTCCATATGAAAGCAACAAGGTTGTGCCTTGGAAATATGAGATTACCGTTGTGGATAATATCATTGAAGGAAGTGAAGACGATGAAGTGACAGAAACTGTGGATGAGGACGTCACCAATATTGCAGGAATGAGCAGgatgacccgtagtggtcgaatTTATACGCCGGAATTCAATGTGACTCCTCAAGTGCCAGCCAAGGAATCTTCAGTTATAGCTCCTGCTAAAGAACCCGAAGTGGTCCAATCCGAAGATGCTGTTGAGTTCTTGAAGTTGATCAAGAGAAGCGATTACAAGGTTGTGGATCAGCTGCATCAGACACCATCTAAAATTTCTACTTTGTCTCTGCTATTAAATTCCCAAgcccatagggaggctttgttgaaggtGCTTTCCCAAGCTCATGTAACACAAAGTATAACAGTAGACCAATTTGATGAAGTGGTAGCAAACATCACAGCTTGCAACACTTTAAGCTTTAGTGGAGAAGAATTACCCGAAGATGGACAAAATCACAATTGTGCTCTCCATATCTCAATGAAgtgcaaagatgatgctttggcaAGAGGTTTGGTGGATACGAGATCTTCTTTGAATGTGATGCCAAAGAGAAAACTTGCCAAGTTGTCTTATCAGGGACCAACCATGAAGCCCAGTGCCTTGATAGTAAATGCTTTTGATGGTTCCTGGAGAACCGTGATCGGAGAGGTAGACCTGCCCATATTGATTAGCCCTCATATATTCCCGATTactttccaagtcatggatattaatACGGCGTATAGCTGCTTATTGGGGTgtccctggattcatgctgcagggGCAGTTACCTCCATTTTACATCCGAAAATGAAGTTTGTAATGGACAATCAACTGATCATCATTTCTGGAGAGGAGGACTTTATGGTCAGTCACCTTTCATCCTTCAGGTATATCGAGGCTAATGAGGACGCTTTagaaacttctttccaagctcttgaaatagccaaCGCCACTTTTGTGGAGATGAAGGACCCTGTTGGGAAAGCTTGTTCATCTTTCGCTTCTTTGAAAAGCACAAAGTCTAGCATTGaaggaggaaaccctgaaggtTGGGGTCATCTTATTGATGTTCGTGAGAAGCATGATCGTTTCGGTCTAGGATATGTGCCTTCCGCTGCGAAAGGAGCATGGGTCCCTGCAAAAGAAAACACCCGAAGCATCCAGGAAGTATTCCTCAATACAGGATTCATCCATGGAGATCAGGTCAACGCAATTGAAGACAACAGCGAAGATGAAGAtgagccatgtttggtttaccaGTGTGAGACAATTTTGAACAATTGGACGGCAGTTGAGATCCCTGAAAtttttcctttgtcaaagtaa